The sequence below is a genomic window from Corvus hawaiiensis isolate bCorHaw1 chromosome 17, bCorHaw1.pri.cur, whole genome shotgun sequence.
CGGGGCCATCTCACTGTCTGGGTAGGAGCCAGCCAAGGAGTCTTTTGCCTCGTGAAGGGTTGAGCAGGTCACCCTGAGCTCTCCATGGTGAGCTGATGGAGGAGCTTGGTGGCTGCCAGGGAGGGTCTGGAGCAGCtcaaggccaggagctgctcccttcTAGGGGGGCTGGGAGATTGcagactcacagaatggttggggttggaagggaccttacagagCATCTCATCCcacacccctgccacgggcagggacactttccactagaccagggtgctccaatccccatccaacctggccttggacacttccagggatccaggggcagccacagctgctctgggcaccctgtgccagggcctccccaccctcacagggaagaattccttcccaatattccattcatccctgccctctggcagtgggaagccattccctgtgtcctgtccctccagcccttgtccccagtccctctccagctctcctggagctcctttaggccctgcaaggggctctgagctctccctgcagcctcctctcctccaggtgagcacccccagctctcccagcctggctccagagcagaggggctccagccctggagcatctccatggcctcctctggactcactgcagcagctccaggtccttctgatgttgttccccagggctggaggcagctctgcaggtggggtctcacctgagtggggcagaggagcagaatcccCCCTCACCCCTGCCCACGCTGTGGggtcagcccagcacagggttggtttctgggctgccagtgcccatggctgggtcacaTCCAATTTGtcaccaccagcacccccaagtccttctcgagggctgctctccacccagcagccccagcctgtgctggtgtggggctgccctgacccaggtgcaggatccTGCACTTGGCCTggctgaacttcatgaggttcacatGAGCCCACTCCCCCAGCCTGCCCAGGACCCTCCGGAtgccccatcccttccctctacTGAATTGACTGCTCCACGCAGCTCAGTGTCATCCACAAACCTGCTGAGAGTTTTGGAGATCAGAGCTTCATCCTGCTTCTTTAATCTGAGTTTTTCAGAGGAGACAGGATAAAGTGAGGGCAAGGATTAATGCTCACTTTGGCCCTTGACTGCCTTTTGGCCTCGCTCCTCCCTTCACCCTGCAGGTTTGATCCTGAAGGCTTTGCCAGGagccccctgcagctccctgggcaccACCATGGGGCTGATCCTGCCACTGTAGCCCACCCATGGCACAGATTCCCTTGCACCAGTAAAGGGGTCAGGGCCACCCCACGCTCCCTGTCTCAGAGAGGGTGACAGCTGGTGATTTACTTGAATCCTCCAGGGAATGAGCCTTTCAAATTATCCATTTCAAGTTTTGCTCTTAGGGGAGCTTTTAACTCTCTCCCACTTCCTCCAGAGCTATGGCAGCTGCCTGTGAGCCCCTGTGCCTTAACTTAAGAAGTTAAATTTGGGAGAGGGGACAATCGAAAATAATAGTGTCTGTTGTGtcttcagaaaagagaaattacctCTGGGTTGCGGTGGGCACCTGGGGAGTCCAGACACCTTACTCCCATTGCCTGCATCCTGTGATTTTCTGGGGACCAGTCCCTAAGCAGGGGGGTGCTCTGAGCTGTTCCTGGGGGATCAGCTTTCCTGCTGTCCTGTGAAAGCTTTTGTCAtgttttaacaaaagaaaactaaaaggTTTTGGCTGGGTCATTGGGCACTTGACTTTGAGCTTGCTGGAGgacgagccccttgcagggggCTCCCAAAGCCAAGCCTGCAGAGCATGGGAAGCACTCACTGCTGCAAGACTTTGCTTTGTCAACAGCAAAATCCCTGCCTGGCTCAGCCCCTGTCCTGCGGTAGCTGCTCGGGTGCTTTCTGGgtgaccctcccctggcaacCAGACTGGGGCCCTGActtcccctgtccctgtgtgcccGCTCTTGTCCCTAGCTCTGCTGTTGGGTGACACCCATGTCTAGCAGGGAAAAAGACTGACAATTGCATGAGGTAGGTCACGAGCATTGACAGTGTCCTCCCAGCATGGCAGGCTTGGggcacagcccagggacccTGCAGTCCCCAGCCCCAGAGTGTCATCCTGAGGACCtgcctggggacactggggtcaGCTTTGGCTCAGCACTTCTGCCAGCCTGGAAACGGCCCAGCTCAATAAGCACATGAGCCCACTCGTGGCCTTGCCCTGAGCCAGGGCCATGGTGGCCTTGGGGGACTGGAGCTCCCTGGGACCCCTGTGCCTGTCACGAGCTGCCCCGGTCCCTCCTGCCCgggcacctggggaggaacaaaGAGTGGGAGACTGTGGGACATCACCAACAGGGacctgggagctgtggagtTTCTGTCACAATTAGATATCTAATAAacttcttaaataaataatattaatgtCATATTAAAAGCTATTTACTGACTAGGTGAGTGCTCAGGCAGGTGCCCGGcttccaggcagagctggcgtggtgaagctgtggctgtgtgcCACAGCCCTCAGGGCTGGCCAGGGTGGCCTGTGGCAGCCTGGCCCGGTGGGGGATGGATGCACATGGGCATCGTGGGGGAGGGAAATCCCACTGTGCTCGGCGTGGAGCACACCAGAGTCCCTTCAAAGCCCAGCCGGGCATCAGCCCCGCCTCGTGTTTTTTCCCTAACTTACATTATTATGCTTTACTGATCCAGGTAAAGGGGCTGATttaactgggagcactggagggTAACAGAATGGCCGAGGCCTTGCTGTGGTTGTGGGGTCAGAGAAACAACTCTGTCATGTCTCAGTGCCCAAACCCTCCCTGCTCAGTggctccaggggcagccagggaCCCTCTTAGGACACAGAGAGTCCTTCCTGACCTCTGATTCTTCCTGGTGGGAGGCTCCATGAGCCTCAGCCGAGCCATCCCAGAGTGAGTGGGAAGCTGCTCTGGACCCCTGAGCAGTCTGCAGCGGGGCACAGCTGTGGCTCATGGTCTGCCTCATGCCTCTGGGGCAACTGGAGTCACCAGGGGCTTGAGACCTGCCCTAGGGGAGAGGTAGTGTCACACTGCTGCCCTGGCCGTGCCAGGGAGGGAGAGCTGGGTGTTGCAGGGCTGCTTCATGCTCATTGACTCTCTTCTGCGTCTGGGAGTGGTGGAGATCAGAGCCCCTGAGGTCCAGGGGATCCTATCCAGGGGAAAGGCTCCTTTGATTTCTCATTCTCTGCCTTGTAGAGCAGATGTTGTTCTTCCTGAGGCACATGAGAGACTGCAAAAGGTGTTGCCATCCCACAGGGATGAATGAAAGAGTGCCTGAGCCCCAGAACTGCAGTGCCCATGCCAGCCACCTTCCCAGGGTGCTGGGACTGGGGaagccacttccctgggcagcagggctgagctaGAActtgagctgctggaggacTGGGGTGTGTATGCACACATGGTGCCTCCTGTACCCTTCCCATTCCACGCTGCCTGGAGCAGATGGAGTTTCCCCTGGCTGGAGGATCACTCACAAGCTCCATGGCCCCTTGGTCAACAGGGCCATGAACTGGGGCTTTGCCCTTTGAATGCACCCACATCAGTGTGCCAAGCACTGTCCCCTCTCACTGCACTGAGCTCCTGATGGCATTTTAGGCCTTTTAATGCCATAAATGTCTTTAATGTCTCTGGACCAAAAGGCACACAAATAACACACAAGTAACACTCTGCACCTTTTGACTGCCATTCCCGTGCCTTGCCAGGAGCTTGGCATTcattaatgaaattaatgaGTGCTGACCTCCCCCCACGCTGGGGGGAATCTGCTTCCCCAGGGGTAGAACAGTGATGAGCTGAGCAGAGATGAAGCAGAGACCCACAAAGGGCTGGGGTGAGAGGCTGGATGTGAACAACACTGTGAACCAACAGCATCCTGGGCTTGTCCCCCCAGTGCGGGCAGCATGGGAGGGgaggattctgcccctctgccccgcacaagtgagaccccacctgcagagctgcctccagccctggagacCCAACATCAGGAGcacgtggagctgctgcagtgagtccagaggtggccatggagatgctccaagggctggagcccctctgctctggagccaggctgggagagctgggagtgctcacctggggaagagaaggctccagcagagctcagagccccttgcagggcctaaaggagctccaggagagctggagagggactggggacaagggctggagggacaggacacagggaatggcttcccactgccagagggcagggatggatgggatattgggaaggaattgttccctgggagggtggggaggccctggcacagggtgcccagagcagctgtggctgcccctggatccctggaagtgtccaaggccaggttggatggggattggagcaccctggtctagtggaaggtgtccctgcccgtggcaggggtgtgGGATGAGATGctctgtaaggtcccttccaacccaaaccagtctgggattctgtggcaACACTGTCCTcaccctgcctgctgccaggaaCTTTGCATGTTTGCCTGACTTAGGGACAGTGtctggctctgtccctgccagctcctggggatGGGTCTCCTGGGACACCCCACCCAGGATGGGAACACACTGCGGGGCGTGATGCAggtgggggctgcaggacacagaCACCCAGCccttcactgctgctttcaggtATGACACCAGCTGGGACAGCCCATGGCACAGGTCAGTGCCAGAGCCACCGTTTTGCTGTCCCCTtgagcccagctgagcccctgggatgcaggagggCCACACTGCTGGCTTGCTTTAATGTgctattcctttttctctcccttttacAGGCCTTTGCACTGAAGCCAAGTGAAGAACCTCACAATTGCACTACGTACCGCTTAGCTCTGATTTCTCTGGCAGCCAAACATCTCTGTCACCAAGACCTCGAGGGctgtttttcccctccctgcccatcTCTCCTGTGTCTGTGCCTGGAAGCTGGTGCCCAGCAGTAGCTCTATCTCCCCGTCCATCCTGCTGGACTGCTCCCCACCATGTTTCAGCGTCTCACCAGCCTCTTCttcagtgacagcaacacaccAGAGGGCCTAGAGGAGCCCAAACCCTTTgttgaggaagaggaggaggaagatggcTGGCTCATAATTGATCTTGCAGGTGAGGAAAGTGACAGAACTGGCTTCCTACAGCCTCTGCTGCACCTTGTCTCTTCAGAGCTGGGCAAACCCTTGAGATGTCAGCAGATGAGCTTACACCACacgggagcagctctgcccttcaTTTTTCCTCCCCTGGTCCCCATGCCCTGCTCATGGTGCCCAGCCCTGTGGTCACTGCAGCAGCCCCTGACCtgctcctcctttttccctttcctctcccagtgATGGTTCTCAACTTTCTGCCAGTGTGGGAGCAGCATCAGCATCTCCAGCTGGGGTTGCTGCTGCCCTGAAGCCTCCAGGTGCCTCCATGCACCAGCCAGGGAAGTCCCCCGGAGTTTTGCTGTGATCCTGCCCGCTGGGGGTCGGTGGGGTGGGGgacccagccctggcaggctcTGCCACCGGCTGTGGCACTGCCATGGCCCGGGCTGAGCTGTGCCCAGGACAGCACTTCTCCAGGAGGAGCCAagctcagctgctccctgccctgcccctgctgaaAGCAAACCAGGAGCCTGTTCCCCTGGGAGACCCCAGTCCTGGGGCGCTGGTGGGGGTGTGGGGTTGTGCCCATGTGAGGGCAGGTGGCAGTGGTGCCTGCCTGTCCCAGCTGGGGATGTGCCACCAGTGATCTGGCCATGTTTGGGTCGTTTGAGAGGAGTAAATCTCAGCTCCATGGGGGTTATCTTCCCAAGTTATTCCCACTGCCCATGCCAAGCACAAGGGATGTTTGGCACCAGGTCCCTGTACCTAGAGAGCCCACAGGGCTCCCCATTCCCAGAGCCATCCAGAGCCCTGTTTGACACTAACCAGGCAGATTGAATTCCTCCTGTGCAGATCTTCTCCTGCTCTGTTCAGACCTTGGAGTTTTTGTTGTAGATTGATGACTCAGCCAATTGCAATGATGTTTTTATGACCTTTTCCTTGCAAATCCAGCAGCAGTAAGAGCTGTGCAGGAGCTCCTGATGGCCGTGCTCTGCTTTGGTAGCCCCTGGTTGGTTGTGACACCCCAGCCTAGGGGACCACAGATGTATCCTGCAGGTTTAGGAGGAGGGTTTTGTCCTCCCTCTTGCAGGCAGCAGGTCACTGAGCAGATGTTCTCTGCCTGTTCCCCATGCTTGTTTTTGTGATTCGAGTTGTtcattagggttttttttccatatgcagTGACCTGGAGAGGGGACCAGAGCAGGGACGAGCCTGGGATGGGGCGTGGtgtgggcaggggcagctgtgGAGGATTCCCTGTCCTCTGGGCATTCAGGTGACTGTCCAGGGAGGGTCACGGcagtgccatggcagggggtgttGCAAGGaggtccctggagcagcaggcacaCAGCCACCACGTGTCGGggccagctggcagcagctgcagtgagccTAAAGCATGGCAGGAGGAGCCAGCAGCTTCCCCAGCCAGAGAAACGCTACTGTGAGCCCTGATCCCTGGGTCGAGATGCAGATGGCTCAGAGGGGACCAGGGCTTGACTCTGGCACAAAACACTCCCATGTTGCTCCAGTGAAGTGCCTCGGCTCTCAGTGCAGCGCTGGCTTCCAGTAGTATCTGCCAGTGAATGCCACCCCACTGCTAATTCAGCTGCAGTCTGTTCCCACAGCAGTCCCTGAGCAGTGGGGGACCCGATTCTTTCAGCCCTGTTTTTGGGGCTGGAGTTATACCAAGCACTCCAAGAACCAAACCCAGAGACTCCAGCCCCATCCTTCCCCTTGGAGCTgtggtggccagcagcagctcccggcCTGGCTCGCTCTCAGCAGCAGTGGCAACCTAGGGAGCCTCTGGGTTCGGCCCCTGTCAGCCTGGTCATTGCCCCCTGCGTTGCAAAATGCACCCAAACTACTCTGCCCTTCCCGGAATGTTTCTGATGCCATTCCTGCCCCCTTGCTtagcctggctctgctcagcacccagggagagagcaaagagcaCTTCCCAGGATGTGGCTGCATCACTGAGGTACTTGAGGAACCCCAAATATTGCTTGTGACATTAAAACCCACCTTGGCGAAGGATGGGGACAGGGTAGCCCTGTGCTCCTCGTGCCCACAGACCACTGCTGTGGGAGTGCTGCTGGCCCGGGGATGCTCCAGCCGGGCTCGGTGGCTGTCTCCAGGCTGACAAACAATCTTCAGCCTGGCATGTCAGCAACTATTGATAGACTGATATCCTCTGACCTGGAGAAAGACATTCTCGTGTTTGCAAGGCCAGCTGTGGCCTGTCCTGAGCCCTGGGCTGGAGcatcagctgcaggaggagctggggatgcaCCGAGCCAGGAACACCCGGCCCCGTGCTCTGCATTTCTCCACGCAAGAACAGCTTCATctgtgcttcctcctgctccctcacCCAGCTGCAGGGTCACTGTGTCCGTATAGATACTGCACTGCCTCCCCCCTCACCAGTTCCCTGAAATCCCCCTGATGAGTCCGGGAATGGGTGTGAGCATCTCAGCATTAGGTGCAGGCTCCCGTCCCATTGCAGCACCAGGAATTCCAAGCACAGGCAGCCTAGAAAAGCACGGGCCCAAGGCAGAGATGAGGAAGGGAAGCCGGGGGGTGGGTCAGCTTCTGGATCAGCCGCTCAAAATTTGGCCTCTAACAGGCTGGAGTTGAAGGCACAGTGAAAACCTTTGCTGAAGAATTTACTCCCATGATTTCTTCCAGAGAAAAGGTGTGGACTGTTTTTCTGCTCTATGTGTGCTTGGTTTCCATGTTTGCGGAGTGCTGGGTGGTGTTTGTGAGCAGGGGCGTGTCGGCgctcccccggcccggcccggcccggctcggctcAGGTGCCATCAGAACGGGGAAAGCAGCGTTTCTCCCTGGCTGAACTTCTGCTCTcattttgagaaggaaaaaaaaaaaaaaaccaaccaaaccattGCTGCAGTAAACCCTGCGGGTTTCCCAGCCTCGCGGTTCCCCTTGTCCGAGCAGCCCCGTTTCCACGGGTCCCCGGAGCGGGGGGTTCTGGCCGGGGCGCGGCGCCGGGCCCGCGTGTGGCGGTGTGGTGGCGGTGGGTGTCTCTCGCACTAACGATGCCcctttctctccccctccctccccactgtACATggtatgtgtgtgtgtccccgCTGTGCCCCGCATGGCTCTGCACCCCCGCCCCAGGCAGCCgtgcccgccccggccccgcccgccgccccggtGCTGGCGGTACCGGGCGCTCGGCGCGACCCCGCCCGACACCCCCCGGTCCGCCACCGCCACCGGCCGCTTCCCCGGCTCCGGCCGGTCCCTGCTTGATGGACGAGAGTTGGTTTGTCACCCCTCCCCCCTGTTTTACTGCAGAGGAGCCCGGCCCCGACGGCGTGGGGAGCAGCCCCATGGAGGACCTGCTCATCGAGCACCCCAGCATGTCCGTCTACGTCACCAGCACCCTCGAGGTGGATGGGGAGGGCCCCGAGGACGATGCTGCAGCGTGAGTGCACTTTGAGGGTGTTTGGGGGgccggcagctccagcacccacTGAGGGATCAGGGGTGGATGGTCAGTGctgccatcccaaatccccaccTACACCCAGAAATGTTTCACCCATGGACGTAGTGGGGCAGTGGGAGACATCAGTGTCCCCATGCCCACCTCAGGGAACACCCTACCTATCTGACAGGGTGCCCCAGCTGGCACCATGCATGGCTGGCAGCCCCCGTGTCCCAAAATCCTCTGCTAAGGGTCTCAGTAGCATATTCGGCTGGCCATGGGTGCAGGACATGAGCTTGGCACTGGGCTGTGGTGGGAGAGGGCTGTGTTCATCTCACTTGCCCTTAGCAGGGTCTCCTGGCACAGCCGCCTGTGTCAGTGCCACTCCTGCCAATGCCACCCATGCCAATGCCACCTGCCCAGGGGGGTTTGCCAGGCAGGGCTTGCACCGGGGTTTTGCATAGGTAGGGCCCAAGCAAAGCAAACCCCATGGGACAGGGTGGCCTTTGGGCACAGTGGCCCCCTGAGGACCCCTAGGTCCCCCAGGCAGGAGGATGTTTCAGCCCCCCTCAATCCCCCACCTGGCCCCAGactggcccagcacaggggtaTCCCACAGCTGTGGGGAGTGGGACACCACCAGCTTCTCCTTGCCCCAAACCCCAGCTTAGCAGTGGGGAAATTGAACAGAAAAGCCCCCAATGGCCCCTTTCCCCCCAGGCCTGTGGGCTGGAGCCCTCCACACCCATTCCTGGGGCCACATCCTAGAGCTCTGCCCTcccccccagggctgctctccactgcccagcagcccagggaaaACCCGGAGCATGCACACACACGCTCAGCCCGACTGCTGCCGGACAAGCCCTGCCTGCCATGGGGTCGCTGCTGTCCCCTCAGTCTCAGCCCTCCAACACCTCCCCCTAGAGCCCCTCAGTGGGGCCGGGAAGGAGTAAGAATTTGGGGTGAGCTTTGCTCCAGGCCAGGAGACACTGTT
It includes:
- the TP53INP2 gene encoding tumor protein p53-inducible nuclear protein 2 isoform X3; the protein is MFQRLTSLFFSDSNTPEGLEEPKPFVEEEEEEDGWLIIDLAGSRARPGPARRPGAGGTGRSARPRPTPPGPPPPPAASPAPAGPCLMDESWFVTPPPCFTAEEPGPDGVGSSPMEDLLIEHPSMSVYVTSTLEVDGEGPEDDAAA
- the TP53INP2 gene encoding tumor protein p53-inducible nuclear protein 2 isoform X2, whose amino-acid sequence is MFQRLTSLFFSDSNTPEGLEEPKPFVEEEEEEDGWLIIDLAEEPGPDGVGSSPMEDLLIEHPSMSVYVTSTLEVDGEGPEDDAAADGPEPRPERPVAHHGRALAVKAAALDKAGQAQRLQRAKQLAERHRLGQKALQRQNRARQRPPRRAKQLPGAFVHQPCQRHCNY
- the TP53INP2 gene encoding tumor protein p53-inducible nuclear protein 2 isoform X1 — its product is MFQRLTSLFFSDSNTPEGLEEPKPFVEEEEEEDGWLIIDLAGSRARPGPARRPGAGGTGRSARPRPTPPGPPPPPAASPAPAGPCLMDESWFVTPPPCFTAEEPGPDGVGSSPMEDLLIEHPSMSVYVTSTLEVDGEGPEDDAAADGPEPRPERPVAHHGRALAVKAAALDKAGQAQRLQRAKQLAERHRLGQKALQRQNRARQRPPRRAKQLPGAFVHQPCQRHCNY